A genomic stretch from Bordetella sp. N includes:
- a CDS encoding NfeD family protein: MWIWFGLAVLALIGEIAGGTTFYLLLVAVGLAAGGLAAFAGLNIEAQLLICCGVALAGLLILRRAGVLKKREVDATRNADVNLDIGQTVRVDAWEAGGTARAQYRGASWQVELAPGYPPQSGEFIITAVRGSSLIVAPRPVPAHS; this comes from the coding sequence ATGTGGATCTGGTTCGGATTGGCTGTCCTCGCGCTGATCGGGGAAATCGCCGGCGGGACCACTTTCTATCTATTGCTGGTGGCCGTTGGACTGGCGGCGGGCGGCCTGGCCGCGTTCGCGGGCCTGAATATCGAAGCGCAACTGCTGATCTGCTGCGGCGTCGCGCTGGCGGGCCTGCTGATCCTGCGCCGGGCCGGCGTGTTGAAAAAACGTGAAGTCGATGCCACGCGCAATGCCGATGTGAACCTGGACATCGGCCAGACGGTGCGCGTGGATGCCTGGGAGGCGGGCGGCACGGCCCGCGCGCAGTACCGCGGCGCCAGCTGGCAGGTGGAACTGGCGCCGGGTTATCCGCCCCAAAGCGGGGAATTCATCATCACGGCGGTACGCGGCAGCAGCCTTATCGTGGCGCCGCGTCCGGTCCCCGCTCATTCATAA
- a CDS encoding glutamine amidotransferase has protein sequence MDRSDLPVLILHTGNPNAKLSERFGGYAHFMQAAAGLDDDDVHIVPVYKGARPLAPQHYRAALITGSPANVTDHDAWGEETAVWLRQAAQDELPMFGICYGHQLLAHALGGRVDYNPAGREVGTRQLECSADDPLLEGLPRAFPVQTMHEQTVVELPPGARSLAATAMDGNQLLRMSPNIVSSQFHPEFAVDFMREHLGLYADVYAREKIDAGQLAGELRDTPESASLLRRFLQLYASRAPLAA, from the coding sequence TTGGACCGATCCGACCTTCCCGTTCTGATTCTTCATACCGGCAACCCCAACGCCAAGCTCTCCGAGCGCTTCGGCGGCTATGCCCACTTCATGCAGGCGGCCGCCGGCCTGGACGATGACGACGTGCATATCGTGCCTGTCTATAAAGGCGCGCGGCCGCTCGCACCGCAGCATTACCGCGCGGCGTTGATCACCGGATCCCCCGCCAACGTCACCGACCACGATGCCTGGGGCGAGGAAACGGCGGTCTGGTTGCGCCAGGCCGCTCAGGACGAGCTCCCCATGTTCGGCATCTGCTACGGACACCAATTGTTGGCGCACGCCTTGGGCGGACGGGTCGACTACAACCCGGCCGGCCGTGAAGTCGGCACGCGTCAGCTCGAATGCAGCGCCGACGATCCTTTGCTGGAAGGCTTGCCGCGCGCCTTCCCGGTACAGACCATGCACGAACAGACCGTGGTCGAACTGCCGCCGGGCGCCCGGTCGCTGGCGGCTACCGCCATGGACGGCAACCAGTTGCTGCGTATGTCCCCGAATATCGTCTCCAGCCAGTTCCATCCGGAGTTCGCCGTCGATTTCATGCGCGAACACCTGGGTCTTTACGCCGACGTTTATGCCCGGGAAAAAATCGATGCGGGCCAGCTGGCCGGCGAACTGCGCGACACGCCGGAATCCGCCAGTTTGCTGCGCCGCTTCCTGCAGCTCTATGCCTCGCGCGCACCCTTGGCGGCCTGA
- a CDS encoding diguanylate cyclase — MAEATTLFIVMGLASLLMLGVLGSLMRSGIPGVKACIQAACATALGIALTTAQPVLPPILGVFVANMAMGLGMVLYLVAVRQFFGQRLPVAVMAVVLGVEFAGLVLVWYAWRETSTHLVFVSAIYALLAAAIGITVLRNRPYHRPAYPYTLTVGVAMFVAVGYAVRGMVYLLRNDSAAAPVQYSPMQIVFLGVGLMALPGLTLAMIMMIHDRMLEERESEPDTDHLTGLLSTNAWWLLAEKIVARALSTDKQLSLLMLDIDRLQKINDAYGHQLGDAVLQHFGTLADDVLPGEEIVGRIGGEEFAVLFPDTRIDAALFASEKLRQVLRGSACSQGGWSINYTFSGGLVQWNGEESAQALAQRAGEALNAAKDGGRDRIVAHR, encoded by the coding sequence ATGGCCGAAGCCACGACGCTATTCATCGTCATGGGCTTGGCCAGTTTGCTCATGCTGGGCGTGCTGGGCTCGCTCATGCGCAGCGGCATTCCCGGCGTCAAGGCCTGCATCCAGGCCGCCTGCGCCACAGCCCTGGGCATCGCGCTGACGACCGCCCAGCCGGTGCTGCCGCCCATCCTGGGCGTGTTCGTGGCCAATATGGCCATGGGCCTGGGCATGGTCCTTTACCTGGTGGCGGTGCGGCAGTTCTTCGGGCAGCGGCTGCCCGTGGCGGTCATGGCCGTCGTGCTTGGCGTGGAGTTCGCCGGCCTGGTCCTGGTCTGGTACGCCTGGCGCGAGACCTCCACGCATCTGGTGTTCGTATCGGCCATCTACGCGCTGCTGGCCGCGGCCATCGGCATCACCGTATTGCGCAATCGGCCCTATCACCGCCCGGCTTACCCGTACACGCTTACGGTGGGGGTGGCGATGTTCGTGGCAGTGGGGTACGCCGTGCGGGGCATGGTCTACCTGCTGCGTAACGATAGCGCCGCCGCGCCGGTGCAATACTCGCCGATGCAGATCGTGTTCCTGGGCGTGGGCCTGATGGCGCTGCCGGGCCTGACCCTGGCGATGATCATGATGATCCACGACCGCATGCTGGAGGAACGGGAGTCCGAGCCGGACACCGACCATCTGACCGGGCTGTTGTCGACCAATGCCTGGTGGCTGCTGGCGGAAAAGATCGTGGCCCGCGCCTTGAGCACGGACAAGCAACTCTCCCTGCTGATGCTGGACATCGACCGCCTGCAAAAAATCAACGATGCCTACGGGCATCAACTAGGTGATGCAGTTCTGCAGCATTTCGGTACACTTGCGGACGACGTGCTGCCCGGCGAGGAAATCGTCGGGCGTATCGGGGGCGAAGAGTTCGCCGTGCTGTTCCCCGATACCCGCATCGACGCGGCGCTGTTCGCAAGCGAAAAACTGCGTCAGGTCTTGCGGGGCAGCGCGTGCAGCCAGGGCGGCTGGTCCATCAACTACACCTTCAGTGGTGGGCTGGTGCAATGGAATGGTGAAGAGAGCGCGCAGGCTTTGGCCCAGCGCGCCGGTGAAGCGCTGAACGCCGCCAAGGATGGCGGCAGGGATCGAATCGTGGCACATCGCTAA
- a CDS encoding bifunctional transcriptional activator/DNA repair enzyme AdaA, protein MNDNAMPIPRHAALVEQACRAMEAGDTPDLAALAEQAGLSRFHFHRVFKSLTGITPKAYASALRAARARRELDQGSSITQALYDAGFNSSGRFYENTTAMLGMTPTERRRGGLGLDIRFAVAQCTLGALMVAATPKGICEIALGDDAPALVRELQDRYPQATLEGADDGFKHWVAAVVGYVENPAQGLDLPLDVRGTAFQQRVWQALRAIPPGTTITYTELAQRIGSPTAVRAVARACATNPVALVIPCHRVVRQSGELAGYRWGVTRKLELITREAAAKQA, encoded by the coding sequence ATGAACGACAACGCCATGCCCATCCCCCGCCATGCCGCCCTGGTCGAACAGGCCTGCCGCGCGATGGAAGCCGGCGACACGCCGGACCTCGCCGCCCTGGCCGAGCAGGCGGGCCTCAGCCGCTTCCATTTCCACCGCGTCTTCAAATCCCTGACCGGCATCACGCCCAAGGCTTATGCCAGCGCCTTGCGCGCCGCCCGCGCCCGCCGCGAACTGGACCAGGGCAGCAGCATCACCCAGGCGCTCTACGACGCCGGGTTCAATTCCAGCGGCCGTTTCTACGAGAACACCACGGCCATGCTGGGCATGACGCCCACCGAGCGGCGCCGTGGCGGCCTGGGCCTGGACATCCGTTTCGCGGTCGCCCAATGCACCCTGGGTGCGTTGATGGTGGCGGCCACGCCCAAGGGCATCTGCGAAATCGCCCTGGGCGACGATGCGCCGGCGCTGGTGCGCGAATTGCAGGACCGCTATCCGCAAGCGACTCTTGAAGGCGCCGACGACGGATTCAAGCATTGGGTTGCCGCCGTGGTGGGCTACGTGGAGAATCCGGCGCAAGGCCTGGATCTGCCGCTGGACGTGCGCGGCACCGCCTTCCAGCAACGGGTCTGGCAGGCCCTGCGCGCCATCCCGCCCGGCACCACCATTACCTATACCGAACTGGCGCAACGCATCGGCTCGCCCACCGCCGTGCGCGCGGTGGCACGCGCCTGCGCCACCAATCCCGTGGCGTTGGTGATCCCCTGCCATCGCGTGGTGCGCCAGAGCGGCGAACTCGCAGGCTATCGCTGGGGCGTGACGCGCAAGCTCGAACTGATCACGCGCGAAGCCGCGGCGAAACAAGCCTGA
- a CDS encoding SPFH domain-containing protein, producing MFTTLDPSSIVLIVLVLLVILIIVRAIAIVPQQHAWVVERLGKFDRVLSPGAGFVIPFVERVAYKHSLKEIPLDVPSQVCITRDNTQLQVDGVLYFQVTDPMRASYGASNYISAITQLSQTTLRSVIGKLELDRTFEEREFINTTIVASLDEAALNWGVKVLRYEIKDLTPPNEILRAMQAQITAEREKRALIAASEGRRQEQINIATGEREAAIARSEGEKQAQINQAQGEAAAVLAIAEATSKAITQVAEAVRQPGGMEAVNLKVAERYVEAFGNVAKQGNTLILPANVADMGSMVATAMSIVKATPR from the coding sequence ATGTTCACCACGCTCGATCCCTCTTCCATCGTCTTGATAGTCCTGGTTCTGCTGGTGATCCTGATCATCGTGAGGGCGATCGCCATCGTGCCGCAGCAACACGCCTGGGTCGTGGAGCGGCTCGGCAAGTTCGACCGGGTGCTGTCGCCCGGCGCGGGATTCGTCATTCCCTTCGTCGAACGCGTGGCTTACAAGCATTCGCTCAAGGAAATCCCGCTGGACGTGCCCAGCCAGGTCTGCATCACGCGTGACAACACGCAGCTGCAGGTCGATGGCGTGCTCTATTTCCAGGTGACCGACCCGATGCGCGCGTCCTACGGGGCGTCCAACTATATTTCCGCCATCACCCAGCTGTCCCAGACCACGCTGCGTTCGGTCATCGGCAAGCTGGAGCTGGACCGCACCTTCGAAGAACGCGAGTTCATCAATACCACCATCGTGGCGTCGCTGGACGAGGCGGCGCTGAACTGGGGCGTCAAGGTCCTGCGTTATGAGATCAAGGACCTGACCCCGCCGAATGAAATCCTGCGCGCGATGCAGGCCCAGATCACCGCCGAACGTGAAAAGCGCGCCCTGATCGCGGCCTCCGAAGGCCGCCGCCAGGAGCAGATCAACATCGCCACCGGCGAGCGTGAAGCGGCGATCGCCCGCTCCGAAGGCGAAAAGCAGGCCCAGATCAATCAGGCCCAGGGCGAAGCGGCAGCGGTGCTGGCCATCGCGGAAGCGACGTCCAAGGCCATCACCCAGGTGGCCGAGGCCGTGCGCCAGCCCGGCGGCATGGAGGCCGTCAACCTGAAGGTAGCGGAACGCTATGTCGAGGCCTTCGGCAACGTGGCCAAGCAGGGCAACACGCTGATCCTGCCGGCCAACGTCGCGGACATGGGCAGCATGGTGGCTACCGCCATGTCCATCGTCAAAGCCACGCCACGCTAG
- a CDS encoding ABC transporter substrate-binding protein: MRFERRTFLKLVSAGVAATWDGLAPLGLNTAVAAPALGARREGGELTFLIDNLDTGWGPNEKIDNFTGVVWGQIADKLVYVDEKGQPTPWIAERWDENAQQTEFTLHLKHGVTFSDGSAVDARTVAANIDFWAKGDPSRGIARLGLFPSEHYQGAVAVDDHTVRVTFSSPTLSFIGTLGYHKTVLKTLASINLKTEELGDLGKQVGSGPFTVASWRQGDSVVLVKRKDYNWGPAAIGHQGAASLDRITFKVVRDPSLRAAAVEAGQAEVAFNVSPQELRPLKAKGLKVTVPEALGFTGGYRVNTQTPHFDDVRLRRAIQHAIDRKEILNTVFTDDWKLSVSLLQSNVPEAVDLSKLFAYDPDTSRRLLDEAGWKAGKDGFRTKDGQKLEFKLYASPWVSTSRQVGEVVSQQLQQVGINAALQVVDVPTFNARVRNNNSVPFSESSRSFLDAGVVGSALTNAHKGDDWFKLGQSDATLNRLAEAITTAADRKQRAQLLADAQRYVIEQGLFIPIVELVQRLYVQTPRLQGEAYGGAGYVLYHGAWLGQEG; encoded by the coding sequence ATGCGTTTCGAGCGCCGCACTTTCTTGAAACTGGTTTCGGCGGGCGTTGCCGCCACGTGGGATGGGTTGGCGCCATTGGGCTTGAACACCGCCGTGGCCGCGCCCGCCCTCGGCGCGCGGCGCGAAGGTGGAGAACTGACGTTCCTCATCGACAACCTCGATACCGGTTGGGGACCCAACGAAAAGATCGACAACTTCACGGGCGTGGTCTGGGGCCAGATCGCCGACAAGCTGGTCTACGTCGATGAGAAAGGCCAGCCCACGCCGTGGATCGCCGAACGCTGGGACGAGAACGCCCAGCAAACCGAATTCACCCTGCATCTGAAGCATGGCGTGACCTTCTCCGATGGCAGCGCGGTGGATGCGCGCACGGTCGCGGCCAACATCGACTTCTGGGCCAAGGGCGACCCCAGCCGCGGCATCGCGCGCCTGGGCCTGTTCCCCTCCGAACATTACCAAGGCGCCGTCGCGGTCGACGACCATACGGTGCGCGTCACGTTCTCCAGCCCCACCTTGAGCTTCATCGGGACGCTCGGTTATCACAAGACGGTGCTCAAGACCCTGGCCAGCATCAACCTGAAAACCGAGGAACTGGGCGACCTGGGCAAGCAGGTCGGCAGCGGCCCGTTCACCGTCGCCTCCTGGCGCCAGGGCGATAGCGTGGTGCTGGTCAAGCGCAAGGACTACAACTGGGGGCCAGCCGCCATCGGCCACCAGGGTGCGGCCAGCCTGGACCGCATCACATTCAAGGTCGTGCGCGACCCCTCACTGCGCGCCGCGGCCGTCGAGGCGGGCCAGGCCGAGGTCGCCTTCAATGTCTCGCCGCAGGAACTGCGGCCCCTCAAGGCCAAAGGCTTGAAGGTGACGGTGCCGGAAGCGCTGGGTTTCACCGGCGGCTATCGCGTCAACACGCAGACTCCGCACTTCGACGACGTGCGCCTGCGCCGCGCCATCCAGCACGCCATCGACCGCAAGGAAATCCTCAATACGGTCTTCACCGACGACTGGAAGCTGTCGGTGAGCCTGCTGCAATCCAATGTCCCGGAAGCGGTCGACCTGAGCAAGCTGTTCGCCTACGATCCCGACACGTCGCGGCGCCTGCTCGACGAAGCCGGCTGGAAGGCAGGCAAGGACGGCTTCCGTACCAAGGATGGCCAGAAGCTGGAGTTCAAGCTGTACGCCAGCCCCTGGGTCAGCACGTCGCGCCAGGTCGGCGAGGTAGTCAGCCAGCAATTGCAGCAGGTGGGCATCAATGCCGCCTTGCAGGTGGTCGACGTGCCCACGTTCAATGCGCGCGTCCGCAACAACAACAGCGTGCCGTTTTCCGAATCGTCGCGCAGCTTCCTCGATGCGGGCGTAGTGGGTAGCGCGCTGACCAATGCGCACAAGGGCGACGACTGGTTCAAGCTGGGCCAGAGCGACGCTACGCTGAACCGTCTGGCCGAAGCGATCACCACGGCGGCGGACCGCAAGCAGCGCGCGCAGCTGCTCGCCGACGCGCAGCGCTACGTCATCGAGCAGGGCCTGTTCATCCCCATCGTGGAGCTGGTGCAGCGGCTCTATGTGCAGACACCAAGGCTGCAGGGAGAAGCCTACGGCGGCGCCGGCTACGTGCTGTATCACGGCGCCTGGCTGGGCCAGGAAGGTTAA
- a CDS encoding GGDEF domain-containing protein encodes MIGPTIMMVIAMLACLIMLGPSGALARAGIPGLRSCFLAAALTVLAVLILAARPVLPPILGIMVGNPLLGAAMALYVGAVLQFFGRPVPVRGLVLIVVMETVGLGFFLYVWPVFAVRVVIMSIMLCTLAATIAATVLRYRPLHRPAYPYVFMLAVAVLSAVAHALRSLVYLFNLEQVDTLAQASIFQTVLVSLILLTLPGLTLGMIIMAHDRLLSTREVEAGMDGSTGALSRKAWWLMAEKTALRAARNDQRFSVLVLQIDHYQHINDTCGRLLGDAVLQHFVMLAGAVLREEDLLGRLEGETFAVLYPDIRIDAAQFASGKLLQTVRDTACTYGSWSMGYTFSGGVVEWDGHEDAQALLGRAAQALAAAEEEGRDCIVVR; translated from the coding sequence ATGATCGGTCCCACTATCATGATGGTCATCGCGATGCTGGCCTGCCTGATCATGTTGGGACCCTCGGGCGCGCTGGCGCGAGCGGGCATCCCGGGCTTGCGGTCCTGCTTCCTGGCGGCGGCCTTGACGGTGCTGGCGGTGTTGATCCTTGCGGCCCGGCCGGTATTGCCGCCGATCCTCGGCATCATGGTCGGAAATCCTTTGCTGGGGGCCGCGATGGCCCTGTACGTGGGCGCCGTCCTGCAGTTCTTCGGCCGTCCCGTGCCCGTGCGCGGGCTGGTGCTGATCGTCGTCATGGAAACGGTCGGACTCGGGTTTTTCCTTTACGTCTGGCCCGTTTTTGCCGTCCGCGTGGTCATCATGTCGATCATGCTTTGCACCCTGGCGGCCACCATTGCCGCCACCGTGTTGCGCTACCGGCCGCTGCACCGGCCGGCCTACCCTTATGTATTCATGCTGGCGGTGGCCGTGCTGTCGGCGGTCGCGCATGCGCTGCGCAGCCTGGTGTATCTATTTAATCTGGAGCAGGTCGACACCCTTGCGCAGGCATCGATATTCCAGACGGTGCTGGTGTCACTCATCCTTCTGACCCTGCCTGGCCTGACCCTGGGGATGATCATCATGGCGCATGACCGCCTGCTGTCCACGCGGGAAGTAGAGGCGGGCATGGACGGTTCGACGGGGGCGCTGTCGCGCAAGGCCTGGTGGCTGATGGCGGAAAAGACGGCGTTGCGCGCGGCTCGCAACGACCAGCGATTCTCCGTGCTGGTGCTGCAGATCGACCACTATCAGCACATCAACGACACCTGCGGGCGTCTGCTGGGCGACGCGGTGCTGCAGCACTTCGTCATGTTGGCGGGCGCCGTGCTGCGCGAGGAGGACTTGCTCGGTCGCCTGGAAGGGGAGACGTTCGCCGTTCTCTATCCCGATATCCGCATCGATGCCGCGCAGTTCGCCAGCGGCAAGCTGTTGCAGACCGTGCGCGATACCGCATGTACCTACGGCAGCTGGTCCATGGGCTATACGTTCAGCGGCGGAGTGGTGGAATGGGATGGCCACGAGGACGCGCAAGCGCTGCTCGGACGGGCCGCGCAGGCCTTGGCGGCGGCCGAGGAAGAGGGAAGGGATTGCATCGTGGTGCGTTGA